A section of the Pedobacter sp. HDW13 genome encodes:
- a CDS encoding RagB/SusD family nutrient uptake outer membrane protein has translation MKNFKQHIFIALMGLQVALAITACKKVETEPRDWIQADLVWDTQDKNGTVAGFFLNSVYTFIPGGFNRIDGDFLDAASGDAIPSRNNTQVEYFTNGRISTLNNPDPYWGNSYNGIRGANIFLANINVVPVAALTKQYWRAEARYIRALLYFELVKRYGGVPLIGDKIFTLDDNLELPRNSFADCINYIVSECDAIKDSLRLETGANYTTSDWGRIPKGAAIALKCRAYLYAASPLYNGGGVETSASLRALTGYPAADASRWQKVVDAAVELNSLGYYQLQGTFNNIFLTNKNTEVILSKQGATNTNIETTNAPSGYGAPALSNGRTSPTVDLVNAFTMRNGLPITDPASGYNAAAPYTGRDLRLDYTIFYNGVNWLNRPVQTYEGGLDKPGGTTVQTRTGYYLRKFMGNFATNSTYTNQSHNFIIFRYGEIILNYAEALNELGRTEDAVTQIKLLRTRAGITPGTNSRYGIAAGISQTDMRTLIMNERRVELAFEEHRFWDIRRWKIAPAVLNGQLNGTRIIKNADNSLSYTNIPVVTSIFTNKLYHMPVPYSETTKNSQLLQNEGW, from the coding sequence ATGAAAAATTTTAAACAACATATATTCATCGCTTTAATGGGGTTGCAGGTGGCTTTGGCCATTACAGCCTGTAAAAAGGTAGAAACTGAGCCTCGCGACTGGATTCAGGCCGACCTGGTATGGGATACGCAGGATAAAAACGGAACTGTGGCTGGCTTTTTCCTAAACAGTGTATATACTTTTATTCCAGGCGGCTTTAACCGGATAGATGGCGACTTTTTAGATGCTGCATCAGGCGATGCCATTCCATCCAGAAACAATACGCAGGTAGAATATTTTACCAATGGCCGCATCAGTACCTTAAATAATCCAGATCCTTATTGGGGAAACAGTTACAACGGCATTAGGGGAGCCAATATTTTTCTGGCCAATATTAATGTAGTACCGGTTGCTGCATTAACCAAACAATACTGGCGTGCAGAGGCCCGTTACATCAGGGCCTTATTGTATTTCGAATTGGTTAAAAGATACGGAGGTGTTCCGCTGATTGGTGATAAAATTTTTACCCTCGATGATAACCTTGAGTTGCCAAGAAATAGCTTTGCAGACTGCATTAACTACATTGTAAGCGAATGCGATGCGATAAAAGACAGTTTAAGACTGGAAACTGGGGCAAATTATACCACTTCCGATTGGGGACGCATTCCGAAAGGGGCTGCAATTGCCTTAAAATGCAGGGCTTACTTGTACGCTGCCAGTCCGCTATATAATGGTGGCGGGGTAGAAACAAGCGCAAGCTTAAGAGCATTAACCGGTTACCCAGCAGCGGATGCAAGTCGCTGGCAAAAGGTGGTTGATGCTGCGGTTGAATTAAATAGCTTGGGCTATTATCAGTTACAGGGTACTTTTAACAACATTTTTTTAACCAATAAAAACACCGAGGTTATTTTAAGTAAACAGGGCGCTACAAATACGAACATCGAAACTACCAATGCGCCTTCAGGTTATGGTGCGCCAGCCTTAAGTAATGGCAGAACAAGCCCTACCGTTGATTTAGTGAATGCTTTTACCATGCGTAATGGTTTGCCAATTACCGATCCCGCTTCGGGTTACAATGCAGCTGCACCTTATACGGGCAGAGATTTGCGCCTCGATTATACTATTTTTTATAATGGTGTAAACTGGTTAAACAGGCCGGTACAAACTTACGAAGGCGGTTTAGATAAACCAGGCGGAACTACGGTACAAACCCGCACCGGATATTACCTGCGCAAGTTTATGGGCAATTTTGCTACCAACAGCACCTATACCAACCAATCTCACAATTTCATCATTTTCAGGTATGGAGAAATTATTCTGAATTATGCCGAGGCGCTAAATGAGCTTGGCCGTACCGAAGATGCAGTGACACAGATTAAACTGTTACGCACCCGTGCAGGTATAACACCTGGTACCAACTCTCGTTATGGTATTGCCGCTGGCATCAGTCAGACCGATATGCGTACACTGATCATGAACGAAAGAAGAGTAGAACTGGCTTTCGAAGAACACCGCTTCTGGGATATCCGCAGGTGGAAAATTGCACCGGCTGTACTTAACGGACAACTTAACGGCACAAGGATTATCAAAAATGCTGATAACAGTTTGAGCTATACCAATATTCCGGTAGTTACATCCATTTTCACCAATAAGCTTTACCACATGCCTGTACCTTATTCAGAAACAACAAAGAACAGTCAGTTGCTTCAAAATGAAGGTTGGTAG
- a CDS encoding TonB-dependent receptor: MKHLYKYLLALLVLLTCNLAMAQNQVISGVVTDATGPISGASVKEKGMPTNGVVTDAKGNYSIRLKGTSGVIVISFVGALPKEVTVGTRKTVNVQLEDDVQGLEQVVVIGYGKQKKITLTGSMSTISGADIRQNPSASLQNTLVGRLPGFFSQQRSGAPGSDGATFFIRGVSSYNGGSTTPLIIVDDIEYSPDQFAAIDANEVENISILKDAATTAIYGIKGANGVIVVTTRRGKLGVPQITFRSEYSVMKPTVMPEFLDAYESAKLYNQARANDGLAPRFTADDLQKYQDGSDPYGHPNNDWKKILFKDFSNQVKGNFDISGGTEKVKYFVSAGFLYQDGMLRNYGKEEGVNSNFYYNRYNYRSNLDIKATKTLDLRIDLYGNLGVTNTNNIGSAFGYNDIFYDYVSFLSLAPFNYPVYNPDGSFGYSKWQRDENPNYNQNNIVGRITHYGYNRKYGNNMNLVANANQKLDFITKGLSVKGVLSYASTYDYTRSMTRDQFPSFIYDPVNNSYEPRDPNIYRVRRYFIGYGPGSTIRNLTTQVVLNYDRSFNSHHVYGTALTNINTVIKNNSNSIYNFVPNNFKGYTGRVGYDYKDKYLFQFNAAYNGSDRFVSTKKYGFFPAASAGWVVSNEKFFKDHVSFMDFLKFRGSYGVVGNDRIGDNFNYYYQQNYNNGSNASFGYSDNTQTGILEGTLGNNEVTWEKEKKTDIAMEFGLFGSKITGSIDLFHNVRSDILTSRGTVSSIFGVGLPPVNLGRVQNQGGEIEISYRDKIGSVDFSVRANYSLAKNKILYQDEPLAAYPYQQFTGNSIGQILTYQWIGFYTSAADIAASPKPQTTPRVGDLKYADLNNDGKIDGYDMSINGYPNLPNTNYGLELRANYKNFGFSLLFQAATNFNVRGVAEAIQAFSSNLTSVHQNSWTPEIGDAAQYPLLSLSPGLSSPSAYPSTFWFISGNYLRLKNAEISYALPKKLIERLKVQSIRTYINGYNLLTWSNLNTRYQFDPESNSGQDRIKYPPQKMINLGLSVTF, encoded by the coding sequence ATGAAACATTTATATAAATACTTACTGGCTTTACTGGTGCTCTTAACCTGCAATTTAGCAATGGCCCAGAACCAGGTTATATCAGGAGTGGTAACCGATGCTACCGGACCAATTTCCGGAGCTTCAGTAAAAGAAAAAGGAATGCCTACCAATGGCGTGGTAACCGATGCAAAAGGAAATTATAGCATCCGCTTAAAAGGTACAAGCGGGGTTATTGTAATTTCGTTTGTGGGTGCCCTGCCCAAAGAGGTTACAGTAGGTACTCGTAAAACCGTTAACGTGCAGTTAGAAGACGATGTGCAAGGTTTGGAGCAGGTAGTGGTAATTGGTTATGGTAAACAGAAAAAAATAACCCTTACCGGTTCCATGAGTACCATTTCGGGTGCAGATATTCGCCAAAATCCATCGGCCAGTTTGCAAAATACTTTGGTAGGACGCTTGCCTGGTTTCTTTTCTCAACAACGTTCGGGTGCTCCCGGATCGGATGGTGCAACATTTTTCATCAGGGGGGTAAGCTCTTACAACGGAGGTTCTACCACGCCTTTAATCATTGTTGATGATATCGAATACAGTCCCGATCAGTTTGCAGCTATTGATGCAAATGAGGTAGAGAACATTAGTATTTTAAAAGATGCCGCAACCACTGCCATTTATGGTATTAAAGGTGCAAATGGGGTAATTGTAGTAACTACCCGGAGGGGAAAATTGGGGGTTCCACAGATTACTTTCAGGAGCGAGTACAGCGTAATGAAGCCAACTGTAATGCCCGAATTTCTGGATGCATACGAATCAGCAAAGCTATATAACCAGGCGCGTGCTAACGATGGTCTTGCACCAAGGTTTACTGCCGATGATTTACAGAAATACCAGGACGGATCTGATCCTTATGGTCACCCGAATAACGACTGGAAAAAAATCCTGTTCAAGGATTTTAGCAACCAGGTTAAGGGTAATTTCGATATTAGCGGCGGTACGGAGAAGGTAAAATACTTTGTTTCTGCAGGTTTCCTTTATCAGGACGGGATGTTGCGCAACTATGGTAAAGAGGAGGGAGTGAACTCTAATTTTTACTACAACAGGTACAATTATCGCTCTAACTTAGATATTAAAGCTACCAAAACGCTCGATCTGCGTATCGATTTATATGGTAACCTTGGCGTAACCAATACCAACAACATTGGTAGTGCTTTCGGCTATAACGATATCTTTTACGATTATGTGAGTTTCCTTTCTCTGGCTCCATTCAACTATCCGGTATATAATCCTGATGGAAGTTTCGGTTACAGCAAATGGCAGCGCGATGAGAATCCGAATTATAACCAGAATAACATTGTTGGACGTATTACCCACTACGGCTACAACCGTAAATATGGCAACAACATGAACCTGGTAGCCAATGCCAATCAGAAATTGGATTTTATTACCAAAGGTTTATCTGTTAAAGGTGTACTTTCTTATGCCAGTACCTACGATTATACACGTAGCATGACAAGGGATCAGTTTCCCTCATTTATTTACGACCCTGTTAACAACTCGTACGAGCCGCGAGATCCGAATATTTACAGGGTAAGAAGATATTTTATCGGTTATGGTCCGGGTAGTACCATCCGCAATTTAACCACACAGGTGGTGTTAAATTACGATAGGAGTTTTAATAGTCACCACGTGTACGGAACCGCTTTAACCAATATCAACACCGTTATAAAAAACAATTCCAATTCGATTTACAACTTTGTGCCGAATAACTTTAAAGGTTACACTGGTCGTGTAGGTTACGATTATAAAGATAAATACCTGTTCCAGTTTAATGCTGCCTACAATGGTTCCGACCGCTTTGTGAGCACCAAAAAATATGGTTTCTTTCCGGCAGCTTCGGCAGGTTGGGTAGTATCGAACGAGAAATTTTTCAAGGATCATGTGTCTTTTATGGATTTCCTGAAATTCAGAGGGTCTTATGGGGTTGTGGGTAACGATCGTATTGGTGATAACTTCAACTATTACTATCAGCAAAACTACAACAACGGTAGCAATGCCTCTTTCGGTTACTCAGATAATACCCAAACTGGTATTTTAGAAGGTACATTAGGCAATAATGAAGTAACCTGGGAGAAAGAAAAGAAAACCGATATAGCCATGGAGTTTGGTCTTTTTGGTAGTAAAATAACCGGGTCAATCGATTTATTCCACAACGTAAGGAGCGATATTTTAACCAGTAGGGGAACTGTTTCGTCTATTTTTGGCGTAGGTTTGCCACCAGTAAACTTAGGCCGTGTACAAAATCAGGGTGGTGAGATCGAAATCAGCTACCGTGATAAAATTGGTAGTGTAGATTTCTCTGTACGCGCGAACTACTCGCTGGCCAAAAACAAAATCCTTTACCAGGATGAGCCACTTGCTGCCTATCCGTATCAGCAGTTTACCGGCAACAGCATTGGTCAGATTTTAACCTACCAGTGGATTGGCTTTTATACTTCGGCTGCCGATATTGCTGCTAGTCCGAAACCGCAAACTACCCCAAGGGTGGGCGATTTGAAATATGCTGATTTAAACAACGACGGCAAAATTGATGGTTACGACATGTCAATTAACGGTTATCCCAACCTGCCCAATACCAATTATGGTTTAGAGTTGCGTGCCAATTACAAAAACTTCGGTTTTAGCTTGTTATTCCAGGCGGCAACCAACTTTAATGTTCGCGGTGTGGCAGAGGCCATTCAGGCTTTTTCTTCAAACCTGACTTCTGTACACCAAAATTCGTGGACACCAGAAATTGGCGATGCAGCCCAATATCCTTTACTTTCACTTTCGCCAGGGCTAAGCAGTCCATCTGCCTATCCGTCTACCTTCTGGTTTATCTCTGGTAATTACCTGCGATTAAAGAATGCGGAGATCAGCTACGCGCTTCCGAAAAAATTGATCGAAAGGTTAAAAGTGCAGAGCATCCGTACCTATATCAATGGTTATAACCTGCTTACCTGGTCTAACCTCAATACCCGGTACCAGTTCGATCCGGAATCTAATTCAGGACAGGACCGGATTAAATATCCACCACAAAAAATGATCAATTTAGGTTTAAGTGTTACGTTTTGA
- a CDS encoding RagB/SusD family nutrient uptake outer membrane protein, translating to MKRIILMICLCAAIAGCKKGSDFLDSKADTGETEATVFSDSLKSIRFLTQIYSATSYSFTKGRFSSHGNTEMATDDAEYAYSGPTQNAVIMYNGTLSPTNFWSGGGLPDFWTTPYTNIRRVNLMLSKLPVIPLSDAKKKRIQGELKFLRAWYYHFLLINFGGVPINGDSVYGISDVIDLPRSSFEETINYITSELDAAASILPVTADYAEQDYGRATKGACMALKSRVLLYAASPLFNGGAIDQASGAVKPIVSYPAYSVARWQKAADAAEALINTGTYSLFEDNTTAPGYGFYNVFLKRVNSEYIFAFNRPVNRDFEGYYNPPSRGGAKNSTPTQQLAEAFPMKNGKAITDATSGFDPANPYANRDPRFGYSIIYNQSLYYSTTTSSKIVVNTYNGAPTDGYTSNGTGPTTTGYYARKMCDENISSNSSFNTERGWPLIRYAEILLNYAEAINETGQTALAYPKLVAIRKRAGITAGADNLYGLKANMTVDEMRAVIQNERRIELMNEDHRWNDIRRWKIGVAVNNGYNKAINITKTGSVYTYQTVNTIRLHVFNPQHYLMPIPQSEVAKMPSMLQNPGY from the coding sequence ATGAAAAGAATAATATTAATGATATGCTTATGTGCAGCAATCGCTGGATGTAAGAAAGGGAGCGATTTTCTGGATAGCAAAGCCGATACGGGTGAAACTGAGGCTACAGTTTTTTCTGACAGCTTAAAATCGATCAGGTTTTTAACCCAGATATACAGCGCTACGAGTTATAGTTTTACCAAGGGACGTTTTAGTAGTCATGGCAATACCGAAATGGCTACCGATGATGCAGAATATGCTTACTCGGGGCCAACTCAAAATGCCGTAATTATGTATAACGGTACACTTTCGCCTACCAATTTCTGGAGTGGCGGCGGTTTACCCGATTTTTGGACCACCCCCTACACCAATATCCGAAGAGTAAACCTCATGTTATCTAAACTGCCGGTTATTCCACTTTCTGATGCTAAAAAGAAACGCATTCAGGGCGAATTGAAATTTTTAAGGGCCTGGTATTACCACTTTTTATTGATCAATTTTGGAGGTGTACCTATAAATGGCGACAGTGTGTATGGCATTAGCGATGTAATTGATTTGCCAAGATCATCGTTCGAAGAAACCATTAACTACATTACCTCTGAGCTGGATGCTGCAGCGAGTATTTTACCTGTAACAGCCGATTATGCCGAGCAGGATTATGGTCGTGCAACGAAAGGAGCCTGTATGGCACTAAAATCTCGTGTTTTATTGTATGCAGCTAGTCCATTGTTTAATGGAGGAGCAATCGATCAGGCTTCTGGAGCTGTAAAACCTATTGTAAGTTACCCGGCTTATAGCGTTGCCCGCTGGCAAAAAGCCGCCGATGCTGCTGAAGCTTTGATTAATACCGGTACTTACAGTCTTTTTGAAGATAATACTACGGCACCAGGCTATGGTTTTTACAATGTTTTCTTAAAAAGGGTAAATTCCGAATACATTTTTGCCTTTAATCGCCCTGTTAACCGCGATTTTGAAGGTTATTACAATCCTCCTTCAAGGGGTGGCGCTAAAAACTCTACACCAACGCAACAGCTGGCAGAGGCATTCCCGATGAAAAATGGAAAAGCGATCACTGATGCAACCTCTGGTTTTGATCCCGCAAATCCCTATGCCAATCGTGACCCTCGTTTTGGTTACTCAATTATTTATAACCAATCGCTTTATTACAGCACCACTACCAGTTCTAAGATTGTTGTAAATACCTATAACGGAGCACCTACAGATGGTTATACCTCAAACGGGACCGGACCAACCACTACTGGTTATTATGCCCGTAAAATGTGTGATGAGAATATCTCGAGCAACAGCTCATTCAACACTGAAAGAGGATGGCCTTTAATCCGCTACGCCGAAATACTTTTAAATTATGCTGAGGCGATTAATGAAACCGGCCAAACAGCTTTAGCCTACCCAAAACTAGTGGCCATCCGGAAAAGGGCTGGTATAACCGCTGGTGCAGATAATCTTTATGGTTTGAAAGCCAATATGACTGTAGACGAGATGCGTGCGGTAATCCAGAACGAACGTCGAATTGAGCTGATGAACGAAGATCACCGCTGGAACGATATCCGTCGCTGGAAAATTGGTGTTGCTGTAAATAACGGCTACAATAAAGCTATCAACATCACTAAAACTGGTAGCGTTTATACTTATCAAACGGTTAACACCATTCGTTTGCATGTTTTCAACCCACAACATTATTTAATGCCGATTCCGCAATCAGAGGTTGCTAAAATGCCATCAATGCTTCAAAATCCTGGATATTAA
- a CDS encoding SusC/RagA family TonB-linked outer membrane protein — translation MKKKLPKKIPLSQWTKALKPIFQFLVYLVITTSCLTAAAQSDITVRGVVKDTLGGLPGVNVKVSGTNRGISTDEFGRYTIKLPRTGKLLFTLVGYKPKNVAVANYDKNAEGIYVVNITLSSDESSLEEVAVVGFGTQKKTSVISSITAINPKELKGPTSNLTTMMAGRVAGMIAYQRSGEPGADNAQFFIRGLGTFGAGKQDPLILIDGIESTQNDMARLQPDDISSFNVLKDATASAVYGARGANGVVLILTKSGVAGQTKFGFRAESSLSSNTKNFQFADNVTYMKLANEAALTRNRLAILPYLQTKIDATAAGENELLYPNNNWIEQLIKDYTINQRYNLNISGGGTKASYYIAGTYNIDNGVLKVADLNNFNSNIKLKNYSVRSNVNINLTNTTEAIIRVYGQFDDYTGPVGGGGATFNRAIWSNPVMFPQFIRAVYRLLAITLYLVTPFRQEADYT, via the coding sequence ATGAAGAAAAAATTACCGAAGAAAATCCCGCTCAGTCAGTGGACGAAGGCTTTAAAGCCGATTTTTCAATTTTTGGTCTACCTCGTAATCACCACCTCATGCCTAACAGCAGCTGCACAAAGCGATATAACTGTTAGAGGGGTGGTAAAAGATACGCTTGGTGGCCTGCCAGGTGTAAACGTTAAGGTATCGGGTACCAACCGCGGTATTTCTACCGACGAGTTCGGACGTTATACCATCAAATTACCCAGAACAGGTAAACTGTTGTTCACATTGGTTGGGTATAAGCCTAAAAATGTGGCTGTTGCCAATTACGATAAAAATGCCGAAGGGATTTATGTAGTCAACATAACCCTATCTTCAGATGAGAGTTCATTAGAAGAGGTAGCCGTTGTAGGTTTTGGTACACAAAAGAAAACAAGTGTAATCAGTTCTATTACGGCAATTAATCCCAAAGAGCTGAAGGGGCCAACCAGTAATTTAACCACCATGATGGCGGGTAGAGTAGCGGGTATGATTGCTTATCAGCGTAGCGGTGAACCTGGGGCTGATAATGCACAGTTTTTCATCCGTGGTTTGGGTACTTTCGGTGCAGGTAAGCAAGATCCTTTGATTTTGATCGATGGTATCGAATCGACCCAAAATGACATGGCACGTTTGCAGCCCGATGATATTTCTTCTTTTAACGTATTAAAAGATGCAACGGCATCGGCTGTATATGGTGCAAGGGGTGCAAATGGAGTAGTACTTATTTTAACCAAGTCGGGTGTTGCTGGTCAAACCAAATTTGGTTTCAGGGCCGAATCTTCTCTGTCATCAAATACCAAAAATTTCCAGTTTGCGGATAACGTTACCTATATGAAACTGGCTAATGAAGCCGCGCTTACGCGTAACAGATTAGCCATATTGCCTTATTTGCAAACCAAAATAGATGCTACTGCTGCAGGTGAAAATGAATTGCTTTATCCAAACAATAATTGGATTGAGCAATTGATTAAAGATTATACCATCAACCAAAGGTATAACCTCAACATTTCGGGCGGTGGTACCAAAGCCAGTTATTACATAGCCGGTACCTATAATATTGATAACGGGGTGTTAAAAGTTGCTGATTTAAATAACTTCAACAGCAATATCAAGTTGAAAAACTACTCGGTTCGTTCTAACGTAAACATTAACTTAACCAATACCACCGAGGCGATTATCAGGGTTTATGGCCAGTTCGATGATTACACTGGCCCGGTAGGTGGAGGTGGCGCAACCTTTAACAGGGCGATATGGTCTAACCCGGTAATGTTCCCGCAGTTTATCCGGGCAGTTTATCGCCTTTTAGCAATCACCCTTTATTTGGTAACGCCATTTCGCCAAGAGGCGGATTATACATGA
- a CDS encoding SusC/RagA family TonB-linked outer membrane protein, with protein MNPYAEMVKGYQDKNASTLQTQIEIKQDLKFITPGLTARMMSYARRYSYFDISRAYNPFYYSATEQPDKSIGLSLINGGGALSIGNVGTEYLGYSEGTKDLNSTFYAEFSANYNRTFKEKHAVGAMLITTMRNYLAANPGSLQLSLPSRNQGVSGRATYGYDNRYLAEFNFGYNGSERFAENNRFGFFPSFGLGYIISNENYFKPLTSVINSLKLRATYGLVGNDQIGNAADRFFYLSEVNMNNGTFGASFGEDGLYYRNGISISRYSNPLITWERSKQTNIGLDMTLFNSLNLTFDIYKNERSNILTDRTFIPSSMGLQASVRANTNKAESKGVDFSASYNKSFSSNMFLQLRGNFTYATNKILIYDEPSFNANETYRYHIGLPTTQAFGYIAERLFVDDAEAKNSPVQFSGVPGLDYGGGDIKYRDVNGDGIISDVDQVPIGLPTSPEIVYGFGGTFGFKGFDISAFFQGSARSSFFINPGNISPFVLNNESGNPNVTQNGLLKVIADSHWSEQNRDSYAFWPRLSPNFVNNNTRTSTWWMRNGAFLRLKSVELGYNLQTKLQKRLGLSSARIYANATNLGAISAFKLWDPEMGGNGLGYPVQTVYNLGLNVSF; from the coding sequence ATGAACCCTTATGCCGAGATGGTTAAAGGTTACCAGGATAAAAATGCTTCGACGCTGCAAACTCAGATTGAAATTAAGCAGGATTTAAAATTCATTACACCTGGTTTAACCGCGAGGATGATGAGCTATGCCCGCAGGTATTCGTATTTTGATATTTCACGTGCCTATAACCCTTTCTATTATTCGGCTACCGAGCAACCCGATAAATCAATTGGGCTGAGTTTAATTAATGGTGGTGGTGCCTTATCAATTGGTAACGTAGGTACTGAGTATTTGGGTTATTCTGAAGGAACAAAAGATTTAAACTCTACTTTTTATGCAGAGTTTTCTGCCAACTACAACCGTACTTTTAAAGAGAAACATGCTGTAGGTGCAATGCTCATTACCACTATGCGTAATTATTTAGCGGCAAATCCCGGTAGTTTGCAACTTTCACTTCCTTCTCGTAACCAGGGCGTATCCGGTAGGGCCACTTATGGTTACGATAACCGTTATTTAGCTGAATTTAACTTTGGTTACAATGGGTCTGAACGTTTTGCAGAAAATAACCGTTTTGGTTTCTTCCCTTCGTTTGGTTTAGGCTATATCATTTCGAATGAAAATTACTTTAAACCCTTAACCTCAGTAATTAACAGCTTAAAACTAAGGGCAACTTATGGTTTGGTAGGTAACGATCAGATTGGAAACGCTGCCGACCGCTTCTTTTATCTTTCGGAAGTAAACATGAACAACGGCACATTTGGTGCAAGCTTTGGAGAAGATGGTTTATACTACCGAAACGGTATTTCGATATCGCGCTATTCGAACCCTTTAATTACCTGGGAGCGCTCTAAACAAACCAATATTGGTTTAGATATGACCTTGTTCAATAGCTTAAATCTAACCTTCGATATTTATAAAAATGAACGGTCGAACATTTTAACCGACAGGACATTTATACCGAGCTCCATGGGCTTGCAAGCTTCTGTAAGGGCAAATACCAACAAAGCAGAAAGTAAAGGTGTCGATTTTTCGGCCAGCTATAACAAGTCTTTCAGTAGCAACATGTTTTTGCAGTTACGAGGTAACTTTACCTACGCTACCAATAAAATCTTAATTTACGATGAACCTTCTTTTAATGCCAATGAAACTTACCGTTACCACATTGGCTTACCAACTACCCAGGCATTCGGTTACATTGCAGAGCGTTTATTTGTTGATGATGCTGAAGCTAAAAACTCACCGGTTCAGTTTTCGGGCGTACCAGGCTTAGATTATGGTGGTGGCGATATTAAGTACAGGGATGTAAATGGCGATGGTATTATCAGTGATGTAGATCAGGTGCCAATCGGTTTACCTACCAGTCCTGAGATTGTTTATGGTTTTGGTGGTACGTTTGGTTTTAAAGGTTTCGATATATCGGCGTTTTTTCAAGGCTCTGCGAGGTCTTCATTTTTCATCAATCCGGGTAATATTTCTCCTTTTGTACTTAATAACGAATCTGGCAATCCTAATGTTACACAGAACGGATTACTGAAAGTTATTGCCGATAGTCACTGGTCTGAGCAGAATCGCGATAGTTATGCGTTCTGGCCACGTTTAAGCCCTAATTTTGTAAACAACAATACCCGTACCTCAACCTGGTGGATGCGCAATGGTGCCTTCTTAAGGTTGAAAAGTGTGGAGTTGGGCTACAACCTGCAAACCAAACTACAGAAAAGACTGGGTTTAAGCAGTGCCCGTATTTACGCTAACGCCACCAACCTTGGGGCCATAAGTGCCTTCAAACTGTGGGATCCTGAAATGGGCGGAAACGGCTTGGGCTATCCTGTTCAAACCGTATACAATTTAGGTTTAAATGTTTCATTCTAA